A window of Ipomoea triloba cultivar NCNSP0323 chromosome 2, ASM357664v1 contains these coding sequences:
- the LOC116005745 gene encoding vesicle-associated protein 4-1-like: MPITAERKLWKLCPFWQYGTASSTQNLHPSNQNGVIGSTASRSSSSVFSVVRPFLPARRRLRLDPAKNLYFPYEPGKQVQSAVRVKNTTKSYIAFKFQTNAPKSCYMRPPGGILTPGESIIATVFKFVENPENSEKPMNIKTKDKFKIMSLKVKEGTEYAPELFDEQKEQVTIEQILLVVFLDPERPSPALNKLKLQLAEAESAIDVRKKPPADTGPKVVGEGLVIDEWKERREKYLARQQVQAVD; the protein is encoded by the exons ATGCCCATTACGGCCGAGAGGAAGTTATGGAAGCTTTGCCCTTTCTGGCAATACGGAACCGCCTCTTCTACTCAGAATCTTCATCCTAGCAACCAAAACGGCGTTATTGGATCCACCGCATCCCGCTCGTCTAGCTCTGTTTTCTCAGTGGTTAGACCGTTTCTTCCTGCCCGCCGTCGACTCCGCCTCGATCCAGCAAAAAACCTCTATTTTCCCT ATGAACCAGGAAAGCAGGTGCAAAGTGCTGTTAGGGTCAAGAACACTACCAAATCCTATATCGCATTTAAG ttTCAAACAAATGCACCAAAGAGCTGTTACATGCGACCTCCTGGAGGTATTCTGACACCCGGTGAAAGCATAATTGCTACTG TTTTCAAGTTTGTGGAGAATCCAGAAAACAGTGAAAAGCccatgaatataaagaccaaagACAAATTCAAGATCATGAGCTTGAaagtgaaagaaggaacagaataTGCACCTGAGTTG TTTGATGAGCAAAAGGAGCAAGTAACCATTGAGCAAATTTTGCTAGTGGTGTTCTTGGATCCAGAACGCCCTTCTCCA GCACTCAATAAACTAAAGCTTCAGTTAGCCGAAGCTGAATCTGCAATAGATGTTCGCAAGAAACCTCCTGCAGATACAGGTCCAAAAGTTGTTGGAGAAGGTCTCGTCATCGATGAATGG AAGGAGAGAAGGGAAAAATATCTTGCACGGCAACAGGTTCAGGCTGTGGATTGA